Below is a window of Mycolicibacterium rhodesiae NBB3 DNA.
GCAGCGCGTGGTCACCTCGGGTCGGATCGTGACCGGCGCAGGCGTTTCGGCGGGTATCGACCTGGCGCTCACTCTCGCCGCGGATATCGCGGGACCTGAAGTGGCGCAGACGATTCAGCTGGCCATCGAATACGATCCGCATCCACCGTTCGATTCCGGCGCACCCTCGAAGGCGCCGAAGGCGGTCTACGAACTGGCCGTCGCGGCCTTGGGCGACTGACCGGCGGCAACCCTGGGCCCGGCCTGGCGGGTCAGGAAGTCGATCTGGAGATGAATCGCGAACAGCACGAGTGGCGGCAGCACGATGAACGGAATGTTCTCACCGATGAACTTGAACCAGAGCCCGAACGCGCCCTGGCCGATGTCGTTGAACCCGGCGCCTACCTCGGACAGGAAGTAGACGGCGGTGCTGCTCATCAGCACCGCGATGCCGGCGAATGCGATCCACAGCGCGCGAATCCGCGACTCGGTCGAAAGACTGCGCCGGACAAGGCGCGTCCACATCACGATGACGATGATCCCGGTGGCGACCCCGACCACCTCGAGGGCGAAGGTCCACGGGTTTCCGCTGGCGTAGCGGGTATCCGCCAGGCCGTACTGCCACCACAGCCACTTCAGCCCCGGATCAGTCGTGGGCGTCCACCAACCGAGCGGGTGGCCGATGAGGAACATCAGCTCGTAGCCGATCTGGCTGAACGCGGTGTACGGCAGGTAGAACAAGGTGAGTTCTGCCGCTTTGTCGAGCCGAGTTCGATTCTCTCCGGGCGCATCCCAGAAAAGGACCAGGGGCAGCAGGATCACCGGAATCCCGAAGAGCAGGTTGGCGACGACATCGGACGTGAACGTCGGTGGGATTAGGTCGACGGCGACTCCGAGCGTCATTCCCACGAAGACCACGCTGGTGAACACCGCGACTGCGAGAT
It encodes the following:
- a CDS encoding emopamil-binding protein, which gives rise to MTNVVEREPDLAQPWAPHRKRIYLAVAVFTSVVFVGMTLGVAVDLIPPTFTSDVVANLLFGIPVILLPLVLFWDAPGENRTRLDKAAELTLFYLPYTAFSQIGYELMFLIGHPLGWWTPTTDPGLKWLWWQYGLADTRYASGNPWTFALEVVGVATGIIVIVMWTRLVRRSLSTESRIRALWIAFAGIAVLMSSTAVYFLSEVGAGFNDIGQGAFGLWFKFIGENIPFIVLPPLVLFAIHLQIDFLTRQAGPRVAAGQSPKAATASS